DNA sequence from the Candidatus Peregrinibacteria bacterium genome:
AAGATTTAACTTCATTGTTACCCAAAATTCTATCAAGACGAGCTTGTTCTACGTTAAGAATCTTACCTCTAAGTGGAAGAATTGCTTGAAAATCACGATTACGTCCCTGTTTCGCTGAACCACCCGCAGAATCTCCCTCTACAATGTATAACTCAGTCTTAACGGTATCTTTGGATGAACAATCCGCAAGTTTACCAGGTAGAGTCATACCTTCGAGCGCTCCTTTACGGATAACCGTATCGCGGGCAGCGCGCGCGGCCAGCCGCGCGCGAGCAGCTAACCTACATTTACCAATAATTGCTCTCGCATCAATCGGATTCTCTTCCAAATATTGAGTCAAAGCATCGTTTAAAACAGAGTCTACAGCCGATCTCATCTCAGCATTTCCCAGTTTCGCCTTAGTCTGGCCTTCAAACTGAGGATCAGCAAGTTTTACAGAGATTACAGTAGTCAAACCTTCACGAACATCATCAGATGATAAATTCTGTTCCTTATCTTTTATAAGTCCGGCACTCTTCTCATAAGAATTAATAGTACGCGTCAAAGCAGCTTTGAACCCGGTAAGGTGCATACCTCCCTCATGCGTATTAATATTATTTGCAAAAGTAAAAATATGCTCCTGAAATGAGCCGGTATATTGCAACGCAATTTCAACAGTACCATCTTCAGTCTCTTTATCTACATAAAATATCTCTGTCAAAGACTCTTTATTCTTATTCAAATGACGAACATAAGACTTAAGACCTCCTTCAAAATGAAATTGATATTTCGCCTCCTTACCTTCACGTAAATCTTGCAGACGAATATGAACACCCTTTGTAAGATAAGCATGCTGTCTAAGCCTATTCAAAACAGTCATAAAATCAAATTCTATAATTTCAAATATTGTTGGGTCAGGGTAAAAACGAATAGTTGTACCGGTTTCATCTTCCGGAACAGTACCAACCGCCTTTATGTCTTCAACCGGATTACCACCATCTTTGTATTCTTGCCTATAAAGCTTACCATCCCTCTTAACTTCAGCTATAAGAAGAGAAGAAAGTGCATTTACAACAGAGACACCTACTCCATGCAGACCTCCTGAGACTTTGTAACCTCCTCCACCAAATTTACCTCCGGCATGCAATATGGTAAGTACTGTCTCAAGTGCCGATTTACCGGTCTGTTTCTGTGTATCAACCGGGATTCCACGTCCATTATCACTTACAGATACACTACCATCCTCATGAATAGTAACATCAACGTCAGTACAATAACCGGCCATCGCCTCATCTATAGAATTATCAACAATTTCCCAAATTAGATGATGAAGACCGGCTACATCTGTAGTACCAATGTACATACCGGGCCTCTTCCTCACGGCTGAAAGACCTTCTAATACCTGAATATTGGACGCATCATAACTTTGATTCATATGTGTTTCTGTTTAAATTTACAAGGTCATGCGGAAGCACACTCCGTGCTAAAAACCAGAACGAAATATACTGAATTGAAATCTAATGTGCAAGAGACAAAAACAGCTTACTGTCTCTTAACTTTTTGCTTCACCTTTGGAGTAATGGGAGCGTCTTCAATAAGAAGCTTTCCAACTACGGAATTCAATTTCTCAGCCAAACCATCAATATCAAATTCCCCTTCAAGATACATTTTTTTAGTTTCGGTCGGAGCCATGCCTACCACGTCCGGAACATTTGCTTCTACAACAATTTTCTTTAATCGATCATGAGTATTATCAAATTCAAAACTAAGAACGTGAGGAAATTCATCTAATTCAACATTATTAACATAAAAACGATTTTCAAGTAGATCAAGGATTTCTATATCTGATTTAGAAATAAAGAATCCAAGCTCACTCAATTCATTGACAACAAGTGTAATTGCCAGACTTTCAGAAGAAGAATAAGAAACGTTTTCAGACAATTCTTCACTTATAACAACTTCAGTCTCTGAACGGGCGGACTCAACCTCATCATTTATCAAAGCAATTGAATTAACAACTTCTCGCAACTTATCA
Encoded proteins:
- the gyrB gene encoding DNA topoisomerase (ATP-hydrolyzing) subunit B: MNQSYDASNIQVLEGLSAVRKRPGMYIGTTDVAGLHHLIWEIVDNSIDEAMAGYCTDVDVTIHEDGSVSVSDNGRGIPVDTQKQTGKSALETVLTILHAGGKFGGGGYKVSGGLHGVGVSVVNALSSLLIAEVKRDGKLYRQEYKDGGNPVEDIKAVGTVPEDETGTTIRFYPDPTIFEIIEFDFMTVLNRLRQHAYLTKGVHIRLQDLREGKEAKYQFHFEGGLKSYVRHLNKNKESLTEIFYVDKETEDGTVEIALQYTGSFQEHIFTFANNINTHEGGMHLTGFKAALTRTINSYEKSAGLIKDKEQNLSSDDVREGLTTVISVKLADPQFEGQTKAKLGNAEMRSAVDSVLNDALTQYLEENPIDARAIIGKCRLAARARLAARAARDTVIRKGALEGMTLPGKLADCSSKDTVKTELYIVEGDSAGGSAKQGRNRDFQAILPLRGKILNVEQARLDRILGNNEVKSLVIAIGTSIGETFDADKIRYGKIIIMTDADVDGAHIRTLLLTLFYRYFRALIDAGHIYIAQPPLYKLSKGRQIWYAQSQEEMEEILAREDISTQNIQRYKGLGEMNPEQLWETTMDPNRRTMLRVAIEDAERADAIFDTLMGSEVLPRKKFIQTHAKGVSNLDI